CACCTGCAACAACACCATTTCCTAGAAGAATCAGGATTAAAGTTCCCAAAAATTCTCCAAATAATTCATTCATCATCTCTCTGTCTCCATTAAAAAGGAGGAGAGGGTGGACTAGGAGTCCTGCCCTCCACCTCTTTTATTTTTTCTTAATTTTTTAATTCTGCTAAATCATTGTTAGCAAGAGCTGCTTCGACATCAGCACGGTAAGCTGCTTTTTCTTCTTCTGTCCAGTCATAGAATCGTCCCATTTCATCCAAAACTGGCTCAACGATGCTATCCAAACTATCACGCATAAAGAGCATGTGATTGGTACGACGAAGGAGGAAGTCAACTGGGCTCAGAGCCAACTCATTGCGCATTGCATAGTGAAGTGACAAAGTATCTGCCAAGCTGAGTCCTGGCGCTTGTTCTAAGCTGTGAGCAAGAGCAAAGACTTTCGGTGCATTTGAACCGTAAAGATTTGCTAGGTAATGAGCTTCCTTGCTATCCAAACCACGTGACACTCCAAGTTGCGCAAAGGCTTCGATTTCTGAGTCCACATTTGCTGGGTTCAATTCCCCACCTGAAACAGGGTATGTCTTAGAGTTGATCAGTTTAAAGCTGCGGTCAAATTCTGCTTTGAGGATATCAACCACGCGCTCCATAGCTCCTTCAGCCATCTTACGGTAGTCTGTGATTTTACCACCAGCAAGGGTCAAGAGACCATTGTCATCACGGTCCAAGCTCGAACCACGTGAAACTGCAGATGGGTCCAAATGTTTCTCAGAGGTACTGCTTTCAAGCTTGCTAACAGCAGACTCAACATCTTCACGCGTTTTTTCTTTAGAAAGATAAGATTCAACAGTCGCAATCAAGTTGTTAAAGCTTTCATCACTAATAGTTCCGTTATTCCCTCCATTGTAGTCAGAAGCGCTGTTGCCTGCGATCAATGGACGAAGACCTGCCCAGCTACTCTCAATATCTTGAACAGTAATGTTTGCTTCTGGGAAGCGGTTGTTGACAATGCCAAGTAGGTAATCTACATCTTCTTGAGTTACTTTTGGATGTTCCAAATCCCCTGTGTAGTCTGTATCAGTTGTACCGAAGTAAGTCTTGTTTTCACGTGGGAGAACAAAGACCATCCGGCCATCACCCAAACCTGTGTCAAAGTAAACTGGCTGTGAAACCTTGATCTTGCTTGAATCCACTACCAAGTGAACTCCCTTAGTTGGACGCATTTGTGAGAATTGGGTTCCCTTATTAGACAAATTGCGTACCTTATCGCTCCAAGGACCTGTTGTGTTAATCACCAGACGGGCCTTGATTTCAAATACTTGGTCTGTCAACAAATCACGAGCTACAACACCTGTA
This window of the Streptococcus sp. 116-D4 genome carries:
- the glpO gene encoding type 1 glycerol-3-phosphate oxidase, with the protein product MEFSKKTRELSIKKMQERTLDLLIIGGGITGAGVALQAAASGLETGLIEMQDFAEGTSSRSTKLVHGGLRYLKQFDVEVVSDTVSERAVVQQIAPHIPKPDPMLLPVYEEDGATFSLFRLKVAMDLYDLLAGVNNTPAANKVLSKEEVLERQPNLKKEGLVGGGVYLDFRNNDARLVIENIKRANQDGALIANHVKAEGFLFDESGKITGVVARDLLTDQVFEIKARLVINTTGPWSDKVRNLSNKGTQFSQMRPTKGVHLVVDSSKIKVSQPVYFDTGLGDGRMVFVLPRENKTYFGTTDTDYTGDLEHPKVTQEDVDYLLGIVNNRFPEANITVQDIESSWAGLRPLIAGNSASDYNGGNNGTISDESFNNLIATVESYLSKEKTREDVESAVSKLESSTSEKHLDPSAVSRGSSLDRDDNGLLTLAGGKITDYRKMAEGAMERVVDILKAEFDRSFKLINSKTYPVSGGELNPANVDSEIEAFAQLGVSRGLDSKEAHYLANLYGSNAPKVFALAHSLEQAPGLSLADTLSLHYAMRNELALSPVDFLLRRTNHMLFMRDSLDSIVEPVLDEMGRFYDWTEEEKAAYRADVEAALANNDLAELKN